In a single window of the Thermoplasmatales archaeon genome:
- a CDS encoding DUF424 family protein gives MNQITMKITEAQNEVILAAADSNLIDKEFREGKFHIKVLSGFYGNMRVSDETFTSSLGICTIANLVGKHVVGLAIDMDFIDSENVIYIDGIPYAQLAKIIE, from the coding sequence TTGAATCAGATCACTATGAAAATTACCGAGGCTCAGAATGAGGTAATCTTGGCTGCTGCGGATTCCAATCTTATAGACAAGGAATTCAGGGAAGGAAAATTCCACATTAAGGTTTTATCTGGATTTTATGGCAACATGCGTGTATCGGACGAAACCTTTACCTCGTCCCTTGGTATTTGTACAATCGCAAATCTGGTCGGCAAACACGTTGTAGGACTAGCAATCGATATGGATTTTATAGATTCAGAAAACGTAATTTACATTGACGGAATACCTTATGCGCAGCTCGCTAAAATAATAGAGTGA
- a CDS encoding ubiquinone/menaquinone biosynthesis methyltransferase, with product MQETYENKSKVVEEIFNTISEKYDLVDSIISMGQDNRWRKGMIRSLHLQGGASVLDCGAGTGKLTELALKECPTCHVVPMDVNESMARKVTLKNVKFVIGSAEEIPFPSNSFEAVVSAYMTRNLTHVDAFFRESYRVLKPGGTLANLDAYNPTQQGFSQLFSLYFYKFVPKLGNLITRSTAYSYLASSVKHFYSQEEIRKMILDAGFETCSAKSLMFGAVNIHIAKKKA from the coding sequence TTGCAAGAAACATACGAGAATAAAAGTAAGGTGGTAGAAGAGATTTTTAACACTATCAGCGAAAAATACGATCTTGTAGATTCAATAATTTCGATGGGGCAGGACAACCGGTGGAGAAAGGGCATGATTCGTTCACTTCATCTCCAGGGCGGAGCCTCTGTTCTTGATTGTGGAGCCGGCACTGGAAAGCTAACTGAACTCGCTCTTAAAGAATGCCCAACCTGTCACGTGGTGCCAATGGACGTTAATGAGAGCATGGCTAGGAAAGTCACCTTGAAGAACGTTAAATTCGTGATCGGGAGTGCCGAGGAAATACCTTTCCCCTCAAATTCATTTGAGGCGGTTGTTTCAGCATATATGACAAGAAATCTTACCCACGTCGATGCATTCTTTAGGGAATCGTACAGGGTCTTGAAGCCCGGTGGAACCCTTGCAAATCTTGACGCATACAACCCTACCCAGCAGGGTTTTTCACAGCTCTTTTCATTATACTTTTACAAGTTTGTTCCCAAGCTGGGCAATCTGATCACGCGCTCCACGGCATATTCTTATCTCGCCAGTTCGGTGAAACATTTTTACAGTCAGGAAGAGATAAGAAAGATGATACTTGACGCAGGATTTGAGACCTGTTCTGCAAAAAGTCTCATGTTTGGAGCCGTAAACATTCATATTGCCAAAAAGAAGGCATGA
- the pyk gene encoding pyruvate kinase, producing MPRTKIVSTIGPASFKRSLLKTMFKNNLSAIRINTAHIEPGYIQKVKTVVDEINSDVHKHVGIMVDLKGPELRTGAFKNGSLQVNRGKEYTVGKGGDIELNHDSALASLHEGDQILLSDGKIRMRVTKAKGGKISVRSRDSGALRDRSRVNIPGKFIELGTLTDRDISFMEEGIRAGVNFFAQSFVQRDQDVIDLQKMINEKGGNQYVISKIETKSGMQNLKEIVRNSDLVMVARGDLGVELPLREVSVAQKEIIKIAHKVGVPAIVATQMLESMVKSSSPTRAEISDVTNAILDNADAVMLSEETAIGEFPVAAVRYLRMISDYVESEREEMPEPAEFFGNPVAYSIAKASKVVSQEIRADAILAFTKTGNTAKMISAIRPHAPLIAAVESEGVARKLNLYWGVEPTVLDLANLEDLDFNNVLNIILKNSSLKKGNRIVITSGAPYFVFGGTNEVRVATVGNFVGRGYPLGKSINGKITLKQSGKGDILVVSGNTVNESAASRFRGIIFTEDIAQKLKNDLISKKTTILYRTRLAGGIDEGQMVHIDGFTGVIIS from the coding sequence ATGCCACGAACAAAGATTGTATCTACGATAGGGCCGGCAAGTTTCAAGAGATCGCTTTTGAAAACAATGTTCAAAAATAACCTGTCGGCAATAAGAATAAACACAGCGCATATAGAGCCCGGGTACATACAAAAGGTCAAAACGGTTGTCGATGAGATAAATTCTGATGTTCACAAGCACGTTGGCATAATGGTAGATCTAAAAGGCCCTGAATTAAGAACTGGCGCTTTTAAAAACGGTTCACTTCAGGTGAATAGGGGTAAAGAATACACGGTTGGGAAAGGTGGCGACATAGAACTTAATCATGATAGTGCACTAGCTTCTCTTCACGAAGGCGATCAGATACTGCTCAGTGACGGAAAGATCCGGATGAGGGTCACAAAGGCAAAGGGAGGAAAAATTTCCGTAAGGTCCCGGGATTCGGGTGCGTTAAGAGATCGAAGCAGGGTGAATATCCCAGGCAAATTCATAGAACTTGGCACACTCACAGATCGTGACATTTCCTTTATGGAGGAAGGCATCAGAGCCGGAGTTAATTTCTTCGCCCAGTCATTTGTACAGAGAGACCAGGATGTGATCGATCTCCAGAAAATGATAAACGAAAAGGGAGGCAATCAATATGTCATATCCAAAATCGAGACCAAGAGCGGAATGCAGAACCTGAAAGAGATTGTCAGAAATTCAGACTTGGTAATGGTCGCGCGTGGAGATCTTGGCGTTGAGCTTCCGCTGAGGGAGGTCTCGGTTGCGCAGAAAGAAATCATCAAGATCGCGCACAAAGTCGGTGTTCCCGCTATCGTTGCAACTCAGATGCTTGAGTCTATGGTAAAATCAAGTAGTCCAACAAGAGCGGAGATATCGGATGTAACGAACGCAATTCTCGACAACGCGGACGCAGTCATGCTCTCCGAGGAAACCGCAATTGGTGAATTCCCCGTAGCTGCCGTCCGGTACCTCAGGATGATTTCTGATTATGTGGAATCTGAGCGCGAAGAGATGCCTGAACCTGCAGAATTTTTTGGAAACCCTGTTGCTTATTCGATCGCGAAGGCATCCAAGGTTGTGTCGCAGGAAATCAGAGCTGATGCAATATTGGCATTCACCAAAACTGGAAACACGGCAAAGATGATTTCTGCAATCAGGCCTCATGCACCACTAATTGCTGCTGTTGAATCTGAGGGCGTTGCTAGGAAATTGAACCTTTACTGGGGCGTGGAGCCAACGGTTCTTGATTTAGCAAATCTGGAGGATCTGGATTTCAATAACGTTCTAAATATAATCTTGAAGAATTCATCCCTGAAGAAGGGCAACAGGATTGTTATAACTTCAGGAGCCCCATATTTTGTCTTTGGCGGAACGAATGAAGTACGAGTCGCTACAGTTGGGAACTTTGTAGGTCGCGGTTACCCCCTAGGAAAGTCCATTAACGGAAAAATAACATTGAAACAGTCTGGAAAGGGAGACATTCTTGTTGTTTCAGGCAACACAGTAAATGAATCCGCAGCATCAAGATTTCGGGGAATAATATTTACTGAAGATATAGCCCAAAAACTTAAGAACGATCTCATCTCGAAGAAAACAACAATACTTTACAGGACCAGACTTGCGGGCGGAATAGATGAGGGGCAGATGGTGCACATCGATGGGTTCACTGGTGTAATAATATCCTGA
- a CDS encoding peptidylprolyl isomerase: MNDGDFIKISYEMYVGDERKLVLTSDEKLARESNIYQDGAKYEDQILIVGSDKPIKEISEALNKSFREAVIGTDYEIRIEPENGFGKRDPKNIQLHTFRELQKEKINPELGMEVTLKGRTGKIISLTPGRTLIDFNHKWAGKVVFYKYRVNAVISSPTDKILALLDLDYPNGSNGFSVSENNEILEILVPDDAKFNNEWLESKFNFVTDVRKYVSTNELKLVETYPKPEGSEANAETGKTEEEKEQKSEVDNKPVEENIEQGKS; this comes from the coding sequence ATGAATGATGGCGATTTCATAAAGATTAGTTACGAAATGTATGTCGGCGACGAAAGAAAACTGGTTCTGACAAGTGATGAAAAACTTGCCAGGGAAAGCAATATCTACCAGGATGGGGCAAAATATGAGGATCAGATTTTGATAGTTGGTTCTGATAAACCCATTAAGGAAATAAGCGAAGCACTGAACAAATCGTTTCGCGAGGCCGTTATTGGAACGGATTACGAGATAAGGATAGAGCCCGAGAACGGCTTCGGAAAGAGAGATCCGAAGAACATTCAGCTGCACACATTTCGCGAACTGCAGAAGGAAAAAATAAATCCGGAGCTTGGCATGGAAGTTACACTGAAGGGCAGAACTGGAAAGATTATTTCTCTTACGCCAGGAAGAACTCTGATAGATTTCAATCATAAGTGGGCCGGAAAGGTAGTATTTTATAAATACAGAGTCAACGCGGTTATCTCTTCCCCAACAGATAAAATCTTGGCACTCCTGGATCTGGATTATCCGAACGGATCAAATGGTTTCAGTGTTAGCGAGAACAATGAAATCTTAGAAATACTCGTTCCCGATGATGCAAAGTTCAACAATGAATGGCTTGAATCTAAGTTCAATTTTGTAACGGATGTTAGAAAGTACGTCAGCACAAATGAACTGAAACTTGTCGAAACGTATCCGAAACCTGAAGGTTCAGAGGCAAATGCCGAAACTGGAAAGACGGAAGAAGAAAAGGAACAGAAATCTGAAGTCGATAATAAACCAGTAGAGGAAAACATTGAGCAAGGAAAATCCTAG
- a CDS encoding RNA methyltransferase has protein sequence MSKENPRPLKRKKDKFNEEDLADRLSELSSRVSVVLVSPKNEGNIGAVARILKNTGLSDLRLVNPPALGDEAFARSMGGREILENAKIFYDFEESIKDFTIVAGTSNVKTDDERKFLRIPVSPETFWKSILPKKGRIAIVFGRESDGLRNEELAKCNFFINIPGNPEYNVYNLSHAVGILLYEMIRQVPYSQLRGSELISPRNFELLVGRVERLISDSSYPDYKKDKSMVMIRRILSRANITQSEYYKIMGVLKYIGGPRYDNDEERD, from the coding sequence TTGAGCAAGGAAAATCCTAGACCGCTGAAAAGAAAGAAGGACAAATTCAACGAGGAAGATCTCGCGGACAGACTGTCTGAGCTCTCATCCCGAGTTTCAGTTGTTTTGGTGAGTCCAAAAAATGAAGGGAATATTGGCGCAGTTGCGAGGATATTGAAAAATACTGGTTTAAGCGATCTGCGCCTCGTAAATCCGCCTGCATTAGGCGATGAAGCCTTTGCCAGATCTATGGGTGGAAGAGAGATTCTTGAAAATGCAAAAATTTTTTACGATTTTGAGGAATCGATAAAAGACTTTACAATTGTGGCAGGAACATCAAATGTTAAAACGGATGATGAGAGAAAATTCCTGAGAATACCTGTATCTCCTGAAACATTTTGGAAAAGTATTCTCCCAAAGAAGGGTCGGATTGCAATTGTATTCGGGAGGGAATCTGATGGATTGCGAAACGAAGAACTAGCAAAATGCAACTTTTTCATCAATATACCAGGGAATCCAGAATACAACGTCTATAATCTTTCCCATGCGGTTGGTATACTCCTTTACGAAATGATCAGGCAGGTTCCCTATAGCCAACTGCGTGGATCGGAGCTTATTTCTCCCAGAAATTTCGAACTTCTTGTGGGGCGCGTTGAGCGGCTGATATCCGATTCGAGTTATCCGGACTATAAGAAGGATAAATCGATGGTAATGATTCGCAGAATACTTTCAAGGGCGAATATTACACAGAGTGAGTATTACAAGATTATGGGCGTCTTAAAATACATAGGTGGCCCGCGTTACGATAACGACGAGGAGAGAGATTGA
- a CDS encoding 50S ribosomal protein L18e: MSIRSTKKENPYLRDTIDTLLQISRENNSSLWRTIADKMSSSRSRYADVNLSKIDKVAKDGETLVVPGAVLGSGHLNKNVTIAALKFSKKAAEKAKTSGSTIKSLVELAKDNPKGTNVRIMR, encoded by the coding sequence ATGTCGATAAGATCAACTAAAAAGGAAAATCCATATCTACGAGATACAATAGATACGTTACTGCAGATTTCAAGAGAGAATAATTCGAGCCTATGGAGGACTATTGCTGATAAGATGAGTTCTTCCCGTTCTAGGTATGCAGATGTCAATCTCTCGAAGATCGATAAGGTGGCAAAGGATGGCGAGACACTCGTTGTTCCAGGAGCAGTCCTTGGCTCCGGTCACCTGAATAAGAATGTCACGATAGCAGCATTAAAATTCTCTAAAAAGGCTGCTGAAAAGGCAAAAACTAGCGGATCAACAATTAAGTCTCTTGTAGAGCTGGCTAAAGATAACCCGAAAGGAACAAATGTAAGAATCATGAGGTGA
- a CDS encoding 50S ribosomal protein L13 — MQLIDGTNLIYGRLSSYVAKQLLNGEEIVIVNANKVAITGSKDNIFKKFEALRDIGSVRKGPYYPRTSNQILRRTIGDMLPKTKTRGAEALKRCKVYSGFPEDLKKLEPKSLDEVKNNKSTGYLTLGEISKHLGGKY; from the coding sequence TTGCAATTGATAGACGGAACTAATCTCATTTATGGGCGATTGTCATCGTATGTTGCAAAGCAACTTTTAAACGGCGAGGAAATTGTTATAGTGAATGCAAACAAGGTAGCTATAACCGGTTCCAAGGATAACATTTTCAAGAAGTTTGAGGCTCTCCGTGACATAGGCAGCGTAAGAAAAGGGCCATATTATCCGAGAACATCAAATCAGATACTTAGAAGGACTATTGGAGATATGCTCCCAAAGACCAAGACCAGAGGAGCGGAAGCATTAAAGAGATGCAAAGTTTACAGTGGATTTCCCGAGGATTTGAAAAAACTGGAGCCTAAGTCTCTGGATGAAGTGAAAAATAATAAATCCACGGGATACCTTACTCTAGGTGAAATATCCAAACATCTTGGAGGAAAATATTAA
- a CDS encoding 30S ribosomal protein S9 has protein sequence MATKNEVVLTSGKRKTAVARARVKVGNGRVTINGFPVELHPVEILREKIMEPLTLLGDKLNTIDISVEVSGGGTTGQADASRTAIAKGIVEYFKDDAIESTFRQYDRTLLVNDIRRKLAKKPAGRGARARTQKSYR, from the coding sequence ATGGCAACAAAAAATGAGGTTGTGTTAACCTCTGGTAAAAGAAAGACGGCCGTTGCAAGGGCACGTGTGAAGGTTGGAAATGGTAGAGTTACAATTAACGGTTTTCCGGTAGAATTGCATCCGGTTGAGATCCTCAGGGAGAAGATAATGGAGCCTCTAACGCTCCTTGGTGATAAACTCAACACTATTGACATAAGCGTTGAGGTTTCCGGTGGCGGGACGACAGGTCAGGCAGATGCCTCGAGAACCGCAATAGCCAAAGGTATAGTCGAGTATTTTAAGGATGATGCAATTGAATCTACGTTCAGACAGTATGATAGAACCTTGCTTGTAAACGATATCCGAAGAAAATTAGCGAAAAAACCAGCAGGCAGGGGTGCTAGAGCAAGGACCCAGAAATCATACAGGTGA
- a CDS encoding DNA-directed RNA polymerase subunit N: MMIPVRCFSCGRVIASDYQKFNQKIKEIRSDGREPTPQEISAIMDDLGLKRYCCRRMVLSHTDLIDEILPFS, from the coding sequence ATGATGATTCCAGTGAGATGTTTTAGTTGCGGGCGCGTAATTGCTTCTGATTACCAGAAATTCAACCAGAAAATAAAAGAAATACGTTCTGATGGAAGAGAACCGACCCCACAAGAAATTTCTGCAATAATGGACGATCTTGGCTTAAAGAGATATTGCTGCAGAAGAATGGTGCTATCCCACACGGACTTGATTGACGAAATACTGCCATTCTCATAA
- a CDS encoding 30S ribosomal protein S27ae: protein MMKRELYSVTDNKVERKRRFCPRCGPGVFLAEHKDRFTCGKCGYTEFRKEASEKPKTTRKKA from the coding sequence ATGATGAAAAGAGAACTTTATTCTGTTACCGACAACAAAGTTGAGAGGAAGAGAAGATTTTGCCCCAGATGCGGACCAGGTGTATTCCTTGCTGAGCACAAGGACAGATTTACGTGCGGAAAGTGCGGTTATACCGAATTTCGAAAAGAAGCTTCTGAAAAACCTAAAACAACGAGAAAAAAAGCGTAA
- a CDS encoding 30S ribosomal protein S24e: protein MQELKIEKQAENKLLHRKEIRYRIVFAGEPTPSREKIKDLIAKNTGAPKELVIVDRNIQETGKNEVIGYSKIYDTKENALLYEPDYELFRNGLKTKETATQ from the coding sequence ATGCAAGAATTAAAAATAGAAAAACAGGCCGAAAATAAGTTACTTCATAGAAAGGAGATACGCTATAGAATAGTATTTGCTGGAGAACCAACTCCCAGTCGGGAAAAGATAAAGGATTTAATTGCCAAAAATACAGGTGCTCCAAAAGAGCTTGTCATTGTTGATAGGAATATCCAAGAAACGGGAAAAAATGAGGTTATTGGATATTCAAAGATTTATGACACAAAAGAGAATGCATTACTGTATGAACCGGACTATGAATTGTTCAGGAACGGGTTGAAAACAAAGGAGACAGCGACTCAATGA
- a CDS encoding DUF359 domain-containing protein, whose translation MQLESGSEFVLSDDARRLITLNNGELCNPEVFKTKFSEKRIVSVGDVTTERLEQNGIKPFLEVVDLKTKRTSDGYFTHRSGSESIKNAPGVISHDLFFLIERLMKGNGGRIEIEGEEDLSVIPIIFYSDQNTVIAYGIPDVGMACIEINENIKKLVDHILSRMEIRCKN comes from the coding sequence ATGCAATTAGAGTCAGGCAGTGAATTCGTACTGAGCGATGATGCCAGGAGGTTGATTACGCTCAACAATGGGGAACTCTGCAACCCAGAGGTTTTTAAGACTAAATTCTCCGAGAAAAGGATTGTTTCTGTTGGCGACGTTACCACCGAGAGACTTGAACAAAACGGGATAAAACCTTTTCTCGAAGTCGTCGATCTAAAGACAAAAAGAACCAGTGATGGTTATTTCACGCATCGTTCAGGATCTGAAAGTATAAAAAATGCCCCAGGCGTCATAAGTCATGATTTGTTCTTTCTCATTGAGAGACTGATGAAAGGAAACGGAGGAAGGATAGAGATTGAAGGAGAGGAAGATCTGTCTGTCATACCAATAATTTTTTATTCAGATCAAAATACAGTAATTGCTTACGGCATTCCGGATGTGGGAATGGCATGCATAGAAATTAATGAAAACATTAAGAAATTAGTTGATCATATTTTGTCCAGGATGGAGATAAGATGCAAGAATTAA
- the rpoE gene encoding DNA-directed RNA polymerase subunit E'' (Catalyzes the transcription of DNA into RNA using the four ribonucleoside triphosphates as substrates) — protein sequence MKQEYRACKKCKILTTEKTCPVHANEKTTTEWYGFLIIIDPARSEIAKRANIVEPGAYAIRVRQ from the coding sequence ATGAAACAGGAATACAGGGCATGTAAAAAATGCAAGATTCTAACAACGGAGAAAACCTGTCCGGTGCATGCAAACGAGAAAACAACTACCGAATGGTATGGCTTTCTAATAATTATTGACCCTGCAAGATCGGAGATAGCGAAGAGGGCCAATATTGTAGAACCAGGTGCTTATGCAATTAGAGTCAGGCAGTGA
- a CDS encoding DNA-directed RNA polymerase: MYVEVEEEYVARIPPDKLSEDYDRAMLEVTKASLEGKLVDFKSEGNENNSPGKYFVISIMNVEPIGDGVIVHGDGGVYQTVRYNALGYYLEMQEIVEGLVVSVQPFGLFVRFGPFEGLLHKSQVMDDRIDIDAGSQRLIGKDTKKEIKIGDKLRVRVVSLNLSSLSAKDSKIGLTMKQVGLGKPEWLIKKVES, from the coding sequence ATGTATGTAGAAGTTGAAGAAGAATATGTTGCGAGGATACCTCCGGATAAGCTATCTGAAGATTATGACAGGGCGATGCTTGAGGTTACAAAGGCATCGTTGGAGGGGAAACTTGTTGATTTCAAGAGTGAAGGGAACGAGAATAATTCACCGGGAAAATACTTTGTAATATCAATAATGAATGTTGAACCAATAGGCGATGGCGTAATAGTGCACGGAGATGGCGGAGTTTATCAAACAGTCAGATACAATGCACTGGGATACTATTTGGAGATGCAGGAGATCGTTGAAGGCCTTGTTGTCTCTGTTCAACCATTCGGTCTCTTTGTAAGATTTGGTCCTTTCGAAGGATTACTTCATAAGAGCCAGGTAATGGACGACAGAATCGACATTGATGCTGGAAGCCAGAGACTTATTGGAAAGGATACAAAAAAGGAAATCAAAATAGGAGACAAGCTCAGGGTTCGCGTAGTATCTCTAAATCTTAGTTCCCTCTCTGCAAAGGATAGCAAGATCGGTCTTACCATGAAGCAAGTAGGTTTGGGTAAACCAGAATGGCTGATCAAGAAGGTCGAAAGTTAA
- a CDS encoding acyl-CoA dehydrogenase family protein, translating to MPFEPDDETLSMLKNSVKEFVLREVEPMASRIDNEDYFPESVFKKMGKMGYLGITVPAEYGGSGLNIAAQAIIEEELGYSSPSLALSYGAHSNLCLDNLYRNGSELIRRDYVPKLASGEWIGSLALTEPGSGSDALGMKSEAWKDGDKIILNGSKTLITNAPFSDLFLVYARTGDSYSAFVVLSSDKGFSRGKKFNKMGMRGSPTGEIYFDNIVLGKDRVVGEYGNGKDIILSGLNSERVVLSFIFIGLARRALETAIEYSTQRKQFNTHLYRFELIEEKLAYMYTKYETSKLLAEKALRNLERNRMDSLSAAAAIMHSTESAEYISREAIQILGGLGYTKDMVVERLMRDAILGQIGAGTTEIRKHLIASALVKSFKKDPEILGKA from the coding sequence ATGCCTTTCGAACCAGATGACGAGACGTTAAGCATGCTGAAAAATTCGGTTAAAGAATTCGTTTTAAGAGAAGTTGAACCTATGGCTTCGCGAATCGACAATGAGGATTATTTCCCAGAATCTGTTTTCAAAAAAATGGGGAAAATGGGATATCTTGGAATAACTGTTCCCGCAGAATATGGAGGTTCAGGTTTGAACATCGCGGCACAGGCAATAATAGAAGAAGAGCTTGGTTATTCATCGCCTTCTCTGGCACTCTCGTATGGTGCCCACAGCAATTTATGCCTAGACAACTTATATAGGAATGGATCGGAACTGATTCGAAGGGATTATGTTCCAAAACTTGCATCTGGAGAATGGATAGGTTCTCTAGCTTTAACGGAACCCGGTTCAGGTTCAGATGCATTGGGCATGAAATCCGAAGCCTGGAAAGATGGTGATAAGATTATCTTGAATGGCTCAAAAACGCTTATCACAAATGCTCCATTTTCTGACCTGTTTCTTGTTTATGCTAGGACAGGCGATAGTTACTCTGCGTTTGTAGTTCTTAGTTCGGATAAAGGTTTCTCACGGGGGAAAAAGTTCAACAAAATGGGAATGAGGGGATCCCCGACAGGCGAAATTTATTTTGATAACATAGTTCTCGGAAAGGATCGGGTCGTAGGGGAATACGGCAACGGTAAAGATATTATCCTATCTGGACTTAATTCTGAGAGAGTCGTACTCTCATTCATTTTCATAGGATTAGCGAGAAGAGCGCTGGAAACTGCGATAGAATACTCAACACAAAGAAAACAATTCAATACACATCTCTATCGTTTTGAACTGATAGAGGAAAAACTTGCTTATATGTATACAAAATATGAGACCAGCAAACTTTTAGCCGAGAAAGCTCTGCGTAATCTTGAGCGGAATCGTATGGATTCTCTGAGCGCGGCTGCCGCCATAATGCATTCAACAGAGTCTGCGGAATATATATCGAGAGAAGCCATACAGATCTTGGGTGGTCTCGGATATACAAAGGACATGGTCGTGGAAAGATTGATGCGAGATGCCATCCTGGGTCAGATAGGAGCGGGCACAACAGAAATCAGGAAGCATCTAATTGCCTCCGCTCTTGTTAAATCGTTTAAGAAAGATCCAGAAATTCTAGGCAAGGCCTAA
- a CDS encoding arginine deiminase family protein has translation MKAKAEWHTLRKVMIHRPGTEVDYAMLAPSPFLFERPFRVRDAIKEHENLEEVMKANGVKVELLSDIVSRKGDTNKAFRRLLEDKILKSVVFYGNKEDTVAAKTELKRNLPSLDSLTLFNILTLEPSIDLKRETPGFTKYPTIYSNIPLANLYFMRDQQAVGSKGVVVGRMKKEQRMRETEITEFVIRYAFGEKNVAKIDENGFFEGGDFIPAGDFCLIGTGQRTDENGAFQAINSDVLDYEEYCVVENPEYSISKSSKSNSMINMHLDTYFNIAGNGVAVGSVESMKKSIARVYTKDNGKKTLQEKTTLYDYILSKDFNIIDLTLSEQLSYSSNFLTISDNKIIVANVSDILKLLMKGHRFPVDIERRISKELNVNGKNKLFPNRKEVSDLGIDYQQVELSQLTGGYGGAHCMTASLER, from the coding sequence ATGAAAGCGAAGGCAGAATGGCACACATTGAGAAAAGTTATGATACATAGGCCTGGGACTGAAGTTGACTATGCAATGTTGGCTCCCTCACCTTTCCTTTTCGAAAGACCATTCAGGGTTAGAGATGCTATAAAGGAGCATGAAAACCTTGAAGAAGTAATGAAAGCGAATGGGGTAAAAGTCGAGCTTTTAAGCGATATTGTTTCTAGGAAAGGCGATACGAACAAGGCATTTAGAAGACTTTTAGAAGATAAAATTCTTAAATCCGTTGTTTTTTACGGGAATAAAGAAGATACAGTCGCTGCTAAAACAGAGCTCAAACGGAATTTACCTTCACTCGATTCACTGACCCTCTTTAACATATTAACACTTGAACCCTCCATCGATTTGAAGCGTGAAACACCAGGGTTCACGAAATACCCGACAATTTACTCCAACATACCTCTTGCAAACCTTTATTTTATGAGGGATCAACAGGCCGTAGGATCGAAAGGCGTAGTTGTCGGCCGTATGAAAAAGGAACAGAGAATGAGAGAAACTGAGATAACGGAATTTGTGATAAGATATGCCTTCGGTGAAAAGAACGTCGCAAAGATTGATGAAAATGGATTTTTTGAAGGCGGAGATTTTATTCCCGCAGGTGACTTTTGCCTTATAGGAACTGGGCAGAGAACGGATGAGAATGGTGCTTTTCAGGCGATAAATTCAGATGTTCTTGACTACGAAGAATATTGTGTTGTAGAAAACCCAGAATATAGTATTTCTAAATCATCGAAATCAAACAGCATGATAAATATGCATCTCGATACGTACTTCAATATCGCAGGTAACGGTGTTGCTGTAGGGTCTGTGGAATCAATGAAAAAATCAATTGCCAGAGTTTACACAAAGGATAACGGAAAAAAAACTTTGCAGGAAAAGACTACGCTTTACGATTACATTCTGTCAAAAGATTTCAACATAATCGATCTTACCTTGAGTGAGCAGTTGAGTTATTCGTCAAATTTCCTGACAATTTCGGACAATAAGATTATTGTCGCAAATGTTTCAGATATTCTTAAACTCCTTATGAAGGGCCACCGCTTCCCGGTTGATATTGAAAGGAGAATATCTAAGGAACTTAATGTTAATGGAAAGAACAAATTGTTCCCAAATAGAAAGGAAGTAAGTGATCTAGGGATAGACTATCAGCAGGTTGAATTAAGTCAACTCACTGGAGGATATGGTGGTGCGCACTGCATGACGGCTTCTTTGGAGCGTTAA